The genome window CACTTTTACTTGTACAACAAACGCCAAAAGGTCCAGCAGGAACCCAACAATAATCTGTCACTGACAGTTTTACAATATCTGCACGTTTAATCTTATTATTGCTATAATCAGCTAACAGTAGCGATCCATCTTCTGTTAGACAGGACCCAAAAACACGACATGTGTCTTTGTCATTCTGGGCTCTGATGTTTAAATTCTCAATTCTTTTAACAGAATAGACGGTTGTCCTTGGCGATCTTAAATCAGTGGTAGACACATGTCGGACCGATCCAAAAGTTTTCAACTGCTGTAGAAACTCCAGTATAGCAGGATCAAAGCTAAAGGATATATCTGCATCAACACTTGTTTGTAATGAACGAGATACGTCTTCTGTTTCTGCAATACTTTTCAATGACATTTTCATGGAGACAAATTGTTGGGCTTTGTTTCCTTCCGATTTCTTCAAGTCGTTCACAGCTTCTTTCAGACCATCTAATTCAGTTTCTGCTGTCTTCTTCTCTTCCAGTAGTTTCGACTCTTCTTCTATGAACTTCATCTCCAATTCTTTAATCGATTCCTTTTCTACTTGTTCAAGGATTGTTTCCATGTCTTTTCGAAATTTCTTTATCGCCATTACTGCTTCCGTCTTAGACTTCTTTAAGTCTTCTAATAGTCTTTGTctagttttcataattttttccatcattattttcatatctTGCAACTTTTGGTGTAGTTTGTCAACATCTGTTGTTTGAAATTTACTATCGATAATATCTGGAATGGATTGCACATCAGCACAAGACCTGAAATTATAGACCATAGACCACTAATTTAAAATTGTACAAGGAACGTACTGGAAAAAGGTAAACTTATTTGTGAAAAAGGAAATACTTTAATTCTTAGTAAGTCCTGAATGCACATCATTGTAGACAGGGGTCATATCATTCAGGCGAAAAATACTGAAATTAATTATCATTACAgtattcatacatgtataatttgagTTTTGTATACCGGTACTCGTCAGAATGGTTTAAcgtaaaaatattcaaacatgATTAGTGTCATTTTCCCTATAACCAGCGTATATTTTGATTAAGgttatttttgttattcatatGAAAACTATCTaaataacagaaaagaaaaataataacaattgggtcaatatatgtttaaaatagtctgtataatatctttaaaatagtCTGTATTTCCTTAAATAGGTGGTGGCTGTATTGATTTTTATTTCCTTAAACTAGTCAGCGTTCAGTTTATGAAACTTTTGCAAAACACACATTTAAAAATTCAGATTTTGCAATCTGAAGTGAAAAATTACAGAATACTGTTAAATTACATCTTAAAGTGTTTAATGTTCTTTGATGATGGACAGTGAGTGTATGTTATACCGATAAAAGCAGAAAACTACCTGTATAAATTGTTACACtgtatgaagatgtaataaattACAAAACTAAACAATTCATTCAAACTACAATAACAAAAGATCTTACATGTAAATAGATTATAGAGCACAAATGAATACTCAGCAAATTAATAATAATGATCCCATGTTAAATCGATATAAAACCTTTATACTGAATTATGAAATGCCCACAAATTTACCTGTGGTTTAAAGCCATGCATGTTGTACAGCCAACCTCATCATGATTACCACAGTACATATC of Mercenaria mercenaria strain notata unplaced genomic scaffold, MADL_Memer_1 contig_4136, whole genome shotgun sequence contains these proteins:
- the LOC128553638 gene encoding uncharacterized protein LOC128553638, coding for MASGGCEDTSDELFSFKCSPCLANNRNREAVKYCVECQGYYCQSCADVIHMIPGLKGHTLLDNSNYKSSGLPAGLPAVPTERCSIHETKIVDMYCGNHDEVGCTTCMALNHRSCADVQSIPDIIDSKFQTTDVDKLHQKLQDMKIMMEKIMKTRQRLLEDLKKSKTEAVMAIKKFRKDMETILEQVEKESIKELEMKFIEEESKLLEEKKTAETELDGLKEAVNDLKKSEGNKAQQFVSMKMSLKSIAETEDVSRSLQTSVDADISFSFDPAILEFLQQLKTFGSVRHVSTTDLRSPRTTVYSVKRIENLNIRAQNDKDTCRVFGSCLTEDGSLLLADYSNNKIKRADIVKLSVTDYCWVPAGPFGVCCTSKSEAAVCLDNNTIQFVSLGKQMTPTRQMKLNHYCFGIGYKDAKLYITDNGQSLDIHDIAGNILQPVTRGNAGKNLFSNSRTVAFSDVDDKLFVASWRKGLVIMDGQGKHCQTFTDSELNTVSSVCTDRRGNLFVSGCDSNNVIQLGRDGKKMGVIVKSSDGLKCPLSLCFDTRQCKLAITQESSDVVKIILLQ